The following are encoded in a window of Spodoptera frugiperda isolate SF20-4 chromosome 3, AGI-APGP_CSIRO_Sfru_2.0, whole genome shotgun sequence genomic DNA:
- the LOC118274058 gene encoding immediate early response 3-interacting protein 1 — protein sequence MLTLWNLFEASLLCLNAVCVLHEERFMQKMGWGSNNPNQGFEDQSTVKFQILNLVRSIRTVTRIPLIILNILTIIFKLLLG from the exons ATGCTTACATTATGGAATTTGTTCGAAGCATCCCTGCTTTGCTTGAATGCAGTTTGTGTGTTACACGAAGAAAGATTTATGCAGAAAA TGGGATGGGGATCCAACAATCCAAACCAAGGATTTGAAGACCAGTCCACAGTGAAGTTCCAAATTTTAAACTTGGTTAGATCTATCAGAACAGTCACAAGGA ttccactaatcatattgaATATACTCACaataatttttaagttattattggGATAG
- the LOC126912832 gene encoding snRNA-activating protein complex subunit 3: protein MSETNNDDKQKIMVIEYNDKMDIDAKNIRLEEIVLDSSSENDSHAGDETKEIIIELVEIEPDEVIVKVPGPDEMSIDTPNASIAELTVRRLDEVESGQQEKTKALEVDPVPGSSTVSEVSLIPQKESVQLFAEDTGPQLYDAKCPLVTLPIITKNLPKVFQYLPVHGKPQDKNMKDFFSNKIKEFVGSGLTDDEFQELEDYCSPNHLKTGREIVMGTNVPVMGVVSGNIKHNLDEPPEVIEDPDLCILKKNKQRIEKDKKGLFTKKLKYRGVRNLPFTQEMYHNLPTAKPAVEVPDVDLEPGKDVLYRVRVYRPYTYSMVKERFTRTRHSVFCYDIILTGRHRLSELRDRFVCHNDFDMRVDVSNNPDILPSAKAKELFPSGFLFINNVFYVDTREGCVDYSEPIREWAIKKDLGNFPKKDMCQVKLEDLVLKLGYPEVYVHQGNCEHVFLFSEVRLLNPTDPLRLSNYPCSTAIAQNQTVYCTTCAEFSAKWIVVGCSRVPFDPAFFCETCFKQYLYKDGKKIGDFKAYSYRGNALNVLKP from the exons ATGTCTGAAACAAATAATGATGATAAACAGAAGATTATGGTCATAGAATACAATGACAAAATGGATATTGATGCCAAAAATATTAGACTAGAAGAAATTGTACTGGACTCTTCTAGTGAAAATG ACAGTCACGCAGGAGATGAGACCAAAGAGATTATCATTGAATTGGTAGAAATAGAGCCAGATGAAGTAATAGTTAAAGTACCTGGACCAGATGAAATGTCCATAGATACACCAAATGCATCTATTGCAGAACTTACTGTCAGAAGGTTGGATGAGGTAGAGAGTGGGCAGCAAGAGAAAACAAAAGCTCTAGAAGTGGACCCAGTCCCAGGATCCTCAACTGTTTCTGAAGTATCTTTAATACCTCAAAAGGAAAGTGTTCAGCTGTTTGCAGAGGACACTGGCCCTCAACTATATGATGCTAAATGTCCATTAGTCACATTACCTATCATCACTAAGAACCTGCCAAAAGTATTTCAATACCTCCCCGTACATGGTAAGCCACAAGACAAAAATATGAAGGACttcttttcaaataaaattaaagaatttgTCGGAAGTGGCCTCACTGATGATGAGTTTCAAGAGTTAGAAGATTACTGCAG TCCGAATCATTTAAAAACAGGAAGAGAGATAGTGATGGGAACAAATGTCCCGGTAATGGGTGTTGTGAGCGGGAATATAAAACACAACCTGGATGAGCCTCCGGAGGTAATTGAGGACCCAGATCTCTGTATACTGAAGAAGAATAAACAACGTATAGAGAAGGATAAAAAGGGATTGTTCACGAAGAAACTTAAATACAGAGGAGTACGGAACCTGCCTTTTACACAGGAG ATGTATCACAATCTGCCCACAGCTAAGCCTGCAGTAGAGGTACCTGATGTTGACCTTGAGCCCGGTAAAGACGTTCTGTACCGAGTTAGGGTCTACAGGCCTTATACTTATAGCATGGTTAAAGAAAGATTC ACCCGCACCCGCCACTCAGTGTTCTGCTACGACATAATACTGACGGGGCGACACAGGCTGTCGGAGCTGCGCGACCGGTTCGTCTGCCACAACGACTTCGACATGAGGGTCGATGTCTCCAACAACCCCGACATACTGCCCAGTGCTAAGGCCAAG GAGCTGTTCCCATCAGGCTTCCTGTTCATAAACAACGTGTTCTACGTGGACACGCGGGAAGGGTGCGTGGACTACAGCGAGCCTATACGAGAGTGGGCCATTAAGAAGGACCTCGGCAACTTCCCCAAGAAAGACATGTGTCAAGTTAAATTGGAAGATCTTGTACTGAAGTTGGGGTATCCGGAG GTGTACGTCCACCAAGGGAACTGcgaacacgtatttttattctCAGAAGTACGGTTACTGAACCCAACGGATCCACTGCGTCTTTCCAACTACCCCTGTTCAACGGCCATTGCGCAGAACCAAACCGTATACTGCACTACTTGCGCAGAATTCTCAGCTAAATGGATCGTGGTGGGGTGTAGTCGGGTGCCCTTCGATCCAGCCTTCTTCTGCGAGACCTGTTTCAAACAGTACCTTTACAAAGACGGTAAAAAGATCGGTGATTTCAAAGCTTATTCTTATAGAGGAAATGCTTTGAATGTTCTTAAGCCTTGA